The sequence AATTGAATCAGTTtcagtttctttgtttttcatttgaggGGTTTTTTGGTTCATGAATGAGCCTATAATCCATTGGAATaatagcaaaagcaaaactgtgaCTGTGGTAGCTGCTTACAATGAAATGTGCACAACATGCCAGAGACAACGGATCCATgagaaaatggttttaaaataaaaggcagATGTCACACGTCTACACTCATCTATCTCACATTTCACAACAAGCTAAATTAGACATGCTTTGGTCttgatatatatagagagaactGCCTCAACTTACATTCTTTTGGGAAGCCCCCCTTGACCCATCATTTCCCACTAAGCCCTACTCCGTGCTCCTCCACTTCCCCAAACTCTGtccccaggccaggccagagctgggctgtggtaagagctACCCAGGGAACCCAGGCCTCTTTGGCGAGCCCCAGACTCTCCACCTTACCTGGATTATATATCCTGGGGGCAGGAACACAGGCTGGTGGTTTCTCTTGGGCCTTCAAGTTACCTgtccagggcagatggagggtctgggACTCCTCACAGTGGCACTGGTTGCTTGGAAAGCTCTTACCaaggcctggctctggcttccagcctggaGTGGGGACAGCGGCTCAGATAAAAAGCAGAAGCAGGGGGTGGGAACTTGGGGGAAGAGATAGGACAGagggaggggccttgggggaagagaaTTCAGGATGGAATAGGTGGCTGTGGCCCATGTTTTTCATCTCCCGTGTCACCAGTGAGGGAGCCAGGTGGTTAACTGACCCTTCACTTGATGAACACTCTGATTATTCTCGCACAAAGATGTTTACTTTTCACACTGTACACGATTGGATGAATCAGGGGAGGAACCAGCCGGTAGACATAGCCCAGGAGAATCTGAAGCAAGTGAGAAGAGCTATTCCCGAATCTGTGTATCAGAGCCAGACCGATCTCTGGTATATAGAAGAGCAGGacggcacagaggtgggagacacAGGTGTTCAGGGCCGTAAGGCACTCCATGGGGGATGCGACGCTCAGCACTGTTTTGATGATCATCACATAAGAGAGGAAGATGAGCAGCGAGTCCAAACCCATCGTTGAGATTGCAACAGACAAGCCATAGATGTTGTTCACTGTGATATCCGAACAAGCCATTTTCATGACGTCCTGGTGCAGACAATAGGAATGGGAGAGGACATTGGCTCCACAGTATTGGTACCGTTTaaggagaaaggggagtgggAATATTACGGCCACTGATCTTAGCACAAACACCAGTCCCATCTTCGCTACTCTCTGCAGAGTTAAGATGGAAGTATAtctcagtgggttacagattgcaATGAAGCGGTCAAATGACATCAACAAAAGCACAGAGGATTCCATGCACTGAAGGGAGTGGATGAAGAAGAGCTGGGCAAAACATGCATCAAGGCTGATGTCCCTAGAGTTAAACAAGAATATGCCCAGTATCGTCGGTATGGTGGCTATCAATAAGCCAAGGTCTGTGATTgccaacatggaaaggaaaatgtacatgggtTCATGGAGCTTTGgatctgtttttataatgaacaGAATGACTGAATTTCCTACTATCGAAATGGCATACATTAAGCAAAAGGGGATAGAGATCCAAGGATGGACGTCTTCCTGCCCAGGTATTCCGGTGAGAAGGAACACTGCAGAATTTGATTTGGTGTCATTGACAGCTGACATAATGGACTGGGCAGGTCAGAGGAGTTTTGAACTTTCCttcctgaaaggaaaaagaacaggatgATATTTAATGATATTTAATGAGACATCTTTCTGTTCTCAATGGAGGTCTAGAGACTCCCAGGA is a genomic window of Natator depressus isolate rNatDep1 chromosome 1, rNatDep2.hap1, whole genome shotgun sequence containing:
- the LOC141980725 gene encoding olfactory receptor 51G2-like, whose product is MSAVNDTKSNSAVFLLTGIPGQEDVHPWISIPFCLMYAISIVGNSVILFIIKTDPKLHEPMYIFLSMLAITDLGLLIATIPTILGIFLFNSRDISLDACFAQLFFIHSLQCMESSVLLLMSFDRFIAICNPLRYTSILTLQRVAKMGLVFVLRSVAVIFPLPFLLKRYQYCGANVLSHSYCLHQDVMKMACSDITVNNIYGLSVAISTMGLDSLLIFLSYVMIIKTVLSVASPMECLTALNTCVSHLCAVLLFYIPEIGLALIHRFGNSSSHLLQILLGYVYRLVPPLIHPIVYSVKSKHLCARIIRVFIK